One Methanococcus aeolicus Nankai-3 DNA segment encodes these proteins:
- a CDS encoding formylmethanofuran dehydrogenase subunit C, whose amino-acid sequence MTSVKELTLEITQTPHVLDVEGVFTPDAVAGKSVEEIKNMEIQIGRKKKPVSEFFEVSGEVGETPEETKLIIKGNVSMVKRIGLGMTAGEIVIDGNAGMYVGAQMKGGKITVNGNVDSFAGQEMLGGELIIKGNAGDYLGSSYRGDIVGMKGGTIIVEGDAGTEVGEYLSGGTIIVKGNVDILCGIHMQKGIIIVEGDADGRVGESAEGRGTIIVKGKIHIGSVSYLYTETVENPEIKNYGAVDGKYYKFAGDTACRGNKKVKIYASAENNSHLLPGNPIPYGPTDAYDILHKQ is encoded by the coding sequence ATGACATCAGTTAAAGAGTTAACCTTAGAAATAACCCAAACACCTCATGTTCTTGATGTGGAAGGAGTATTTACCCCCGATGCAGTTGCTGGAAAATCTGTTGAGGAAATTAAAAATATGGAAATTCAGATAGGTAGAAAAAAGAAACCAGTATCTGAATTTTTTGAAGTATCCGGGGAAGTTGGAGAAACCCCCGAAGAAACCAAGCTTATCATAAAAGGTAATGTGAGTATGGTTAAAAGGATAGGTTTAGGTATGACAGCAGGAGAAATTGTAATAGATGGAAATGCTGGAATGTATGTTGGAGCACAGATGAAAGGGGGAAAAATAACAGTAAATGGAAATGTTGATTCTTTTGCAGGGCAGGAAATGCTTGGAGGAGAATTAATAATAAAAGGAAATGCAGGAGATTATCTTGGCTCTTCATACAGGGGAGACATTGTAGGTATGAAAGGAGGAACAATCATTGTTGAAGGAGATGCTGGAACAGAAGTTGGAGAATACCTAAGTGGAGGAACAATCATTGTAAAAGGTAATGTGGACATATTATGTGGTATCCACATGCAAAAAGGAATTATTATTGTTGAAGGAGATGCAGATGGTAGAGTGGGAGAAAGTGCAGAAGGAAGAGGAACAATCATTGTAAAAGGAAAAATACACATAGGATCTGTTTCATATCTATACACTGAAACAGTGGAAAACCCAGAAATAAAGAATTATGGGGCAGTAGATGGTAAATACTATAAATTTGCAGGAGATACAGCATGTAGAGGCAATAAAAAAGTAAAAATATATGCTTCTGCGGAAAATAATAGCCATTTGTTGCCTGGAAATCCAATTCCATATGGGCCAACAGATGCCTATGATATACTCCATAAACAATAA
- a CDS encoding formylmethanofuran dehydrogenase subunit A has protein sequence MELIIKNGYVYDPKNGIDGEVKDIMVKDGIIVDKVSKDATVIDAKNMVVMPGGVDHHTHIAGTKVCTGRMLRPEDIRKNPDPMVLFEHQDRVMGVKRGGGGHSLMSTWTTGYRYAQMGYTTAFDPAFAPSGAKHVHEEFERMPLLDNGCMFLSSNNWMILKYIHDGELDKAAAYVSWLLDQTKAYAIKLVNPGGVEAWSWGQNIENGQDPVPYFNLSPNEIISGLTDVNEMLNMPHAVHLHGNNLGSPGSYETFMDNAKAALRSQVNTVSERDTSVHATHVQFYTYGGESMKDIDSRAEDVAKFINSNPITIDVGFLTLDETTTMTGDGPMEYHLYAITNRKWANNDIGIECGSGITPFHYKGKNLVNAIQWAAGLELALLIDDPWKALFGTDHPNAGPFIRYPDVISWLMSSKERQRIIDEKLNKKVKSRTIIESLDREYSLYDIATVTRAANAKVLGLKEKGHLGLGAEADIAIYELDPENDKLNDAPTIKKAFTKTKYTIKDGEVVVKDGKIVNSTNMGKTYVTESKFNDKEVYSSMLEDVERLFKRYYAMQMSTYYTGYEYVPHRKVIKAGNDLGGGQ, from the coding sequence ATGGAACTAATAATTAAAAATGGGTATGTATATGACCCAAAAAATGGCATAGATGGAGAAGTTAAAGACATTATGGTTAAAGACGGAATAATTGTCGATAAAGTTTCAAAAGATGCTACTGTAATTGATGCTAAAAATATGGTTGTAATGCCCGGAGGGGTTGACCACCATACCCACATTGCGGGAACAAAAGTATGTACTGGTAGAATGCTTAGACCAGAAGACATAAGGAAAAACCCAGACCCAATGGTATTATTTGAACACCAAGACAGAGTAATGGGAGTAAAAAGAGGCGGGGGAGGACACTCATTAATGAGCACCTGGACAACAGGATATAGGTATGCTCAAATGGGATATACCACAGCCTTTGACCCAGCTTTTGCTCCAAGTGGTGCTAAACACGTTCATGAAGAATTTGAAAGAATGCCATTATTAGATAATGGATGTATGTTTTTATCAAGTAATAACTGGATGATATTAAAATATATCCACGATGGAGAATTAGACAAAGCAGCAGCTTATGTATCTTGGTTATTAGACCAAACCAAAGCTTATGCTATTAAGTTAGTAAATCCAGGAGGAGTAGAAGCATGGAGTTGGGGACAAAACATTGAAAATGGACAAGACCCAGTACCATACTTCAATTTATCGCCAAATGAAATTATAAGCGGACTAACAGATGTAAACGAAATGTTAAATATGCCTCATGCGGTGCATTTGCACGGTAATAATTTAGGAAGTCCTGGAAGCTATGAAACATTTATGGATAATGCAAAAGCAGCATTAAGGTCACAAGTTAATACAGTATCTGAAAGAGACACATCAGTTCATGCTACACATGTTCAATTTTATACATATGGCGGAGAATCAATGAAAGATATTGATTCAAGAGCCGAAGATGTGGCTAAGTTCATAAACAGCAACCCAATTACAATAGATGTAGGATTTTTAACATTGGATGAAACCACAACAATGACAGGAGATGGACCTATGGAATACCATCTTTATGCAATTACCAATAGGAAGTGGGCAAATAATGATATAGGTATTGAATGTGGTAGTGGTATTACACCATTCCATTATAAAGGTAAAAATCTCGTAAATGCTATTCAGTGGGCTGCTGGTTTAGAGTTAGCTCTTTTAATTGATGACCCTTGGAAAGCACTATTTGGAACTGACCACCCTAATGCAGGACCATTTATTAGATATCCTGATGTAATTTCATGGTTAATGAGTAGTAAAGAAAGACAGAGAATTATTGATGAAAAACTTAATAAAAAAGTTAAAAGTAGAACAATAATTGAGAGCTTAGATAGAGAATACTCATTATACGACATTGCCACAGTTACAAGAGCAGCCAATGCAAAAGTATTGGGATTAAAAGAAAAAGGACATCTTGGACTTGGTGCAGAAGCAGATATTGCAATATATGAATTGGATCCTGAAAATGATAAGTTAAATGATGCTCCAACGATTAAAAAGGCATTTACAAAAACAAAATACACCATCAAAGATGGAGAAGTTGTTGTTAAAGATGGAAAAATTGTAAATTCCACAAATATGGGTAAAACATATGTTACCGAGTCAAAATTCAACGACAAAGAAGTATATAGTAGTATGCTTGAAGATGTTGAAAGATTATTTAAGAGATACTATGCAATGCAAATGAGCACATACTACACAGGATATGAATATGTGCCACATAGAAAAGTAATAAAAGCAGGAAATGACTTAGGAGGTGGTCAATAA
- the purC gene encoding phosphoribosylaminoimidazolesuccinocarboxamide synthase codes for MDINVKEIMKNEPLYSGKAKSIYKIDDEKVLIDFRDDITAGNGEMHDVKSGKGYLNALISSKLFEVLEQQGAPTHFIEYIKPNQMIAKNVEIIPIEVIVRNIATGSLCRRFPFEDGTVLENPIVQFDYKNDDYGDPMLNDDIALALKIATKEELKQLKQLGLKVNEILYKYFDEIGITLVDFKIEIGKTTDGKLVIADEVSPDTMRLWDKETKEAMDKDVYRKSMGDVVGKYEIVAKKMGCL; via the coding sequence ATGGATATAAATGTAAAAGAGATAATGAAAAATGAACCATTATACAGTGGAAAGGCAAAATCGATATATAAAATAGATGATGAAAAAGTATTAATTGATTTTAGAGATGATATAACTGCTGGAAATGGAGAAATGCACGATGTAAAGTCTGGAAAAGGATATTTAAATGCCTTGATATCCTCGAAATTATTTGAAGTGTTGGAACAACAAGGAGCTCCCACTCACTTTATAGAATACATAAAACCAAACCAGATGATAGCAAAAAATGTTGAAATAATCCCGATAGAAGTAATAGTTAGGAATATTGCAACAGGTAGTTTGTGCAGAAGATTCCCGTTCGAAGATGGAACAGTATTAGAAAATCCAATAGTTCAGTTTGATTATAAAAACGATGATTATGGAGACCCAATGTTAAATGACGACATAGCCCTTGCTTTAAAAATTGCTACAAAGGAAGAATTAAAACAATTAAAACAATTGGGTTTAAAAGTAAATGAAATATTATATAAATACTTTGATGAAATAGGAATTACCCTCGTAGATTTTAAAATTGAAATCGGGAAAACAACAGACGGAAAATTAGTAATTGCCGACGAAGTTAGCCCAGATACCATGAGATTATGGGATAAAGAAACAAAAGAAGCTATGGACAAAGATGTTTATAGAAAAAGTATGGGAGATGTTGTTGGAAAATACGAAATAGTTGCTAAAAAAATGGGATGTTTATAA
- the speB gene encoding agmatinase yields the protein MYFEDFSKFICAYDDFEDSLYTIFGAPYDGTTSYKPGARFGADEIRKASWGLETYSPILKKDLVDVPICDLHNISVDGTQKDIMKYIYEASKNSMKNNKIPIMLGGEHSITYPVVKSAKKKYDDILLIQFDAHCDLRENYLNNKYSHASVIRRCFDLTKDIYQFGIRSGDEEEWEFGEKNTNISMELPTKEDINIIKELDKKIYITIDIDVLDPAFAPGTGTPEPCGFSSKELMNSLYLFKELKDNIIGFDVVEVSPHYDAGNITSIMGAKIVRELILL from the coding sequence ATGTATTTTGAAGATTTTTCTAAATTTATATGCGCTTATGATGATTTTGAAGATAGTTTATATACAATATTCGGAGCTCCATATGATGGTACAACATCATATAAGCCAGGGGCAAGATTTGGAGCAGATGAGATAAGAAAAGCATCATGGGGATTGGAGACATATAGCCCAATATTAAAAAAGGATTTGGTTGATGTTCCCATATGTGATTTACACAACATATCCGTAGATGGAACTCAAAAGGATATTATGAAGTATATATATGAGGCATCAAAAAATTCAATGAAAAACAATAAAATACCAATTATGCTGGGAGGAGAGCATTCTATAACTTACCCAGTAGTAAAATCGGCAAAAAAAAAATATGATGATATATTATTAATTCAATTTGATGCCCACTGCGATTTAAGGGAGAATTATTTGAATAATAAATATTCTCATGCAAGTGTGATAAGAAGGTGCTTTGATTTAACAAAAGATATATATCAATTTGGAATAAGAAGTGGAGATGAAGAGGAATGGGAATTCGGAGAAAAAAACACAAATATTAGTATGGAGCTCCCAACAAAAGAAGACATAAATATAATAAAAGAATTAGATAAAAAAATATATATAACAATAGATATAGATGTTTTAGACCCTGCCTTTGCCCCGGGAACTGGAACACCAGAGCCATGCGGATTTTCTTCAAAAGAATTAATGAATTCATTATATTTATTTAAAGAATTAAAAGACAATATCATAGGTTTTGATGTTGTTGAGGTTTCACCGCATTATGATGCTGGAAATATTACTTCAATTATGGGGGCAAAAATAGTGAGAGAATTAATTTTATTATAA
- a CDS encoding DUF2117 domain-containing protein: MDNNKDKNNKTESTVNIGIVVHGPEIIDSGSAKMIFDLLNDFKYNSTKIKLMAKLGGTIGRVAVIDNNLENTIDISEKLVPSESLKKLNKHNDILFLINYGKSKETGHTFGKIVVERSNIKNKIVIQIERPKEKDGTILIWNTPKNDFENKLINYLSDKLNLPVENCVSKGLTVWEENNNIYRELHGVDKGEAIMLNGIVVGRAIGAPVILVSNNKLIDIINGEIKWHGVEKLGEIDLNKVIIKTGVLRRHPSNINKNKINKMNTSPSNDMGEIIIINHAGEDVLESVKNKGAPIVITIGDDTTTICGDILARFNIKIIGITDGDRDDILKNPIITEGSNIFLIKNYKDDDVGKMLEEKLKNRNKKFTYDAVLNYIKELLNKNKIDYDIEHY, from the coding sequence ATGGACAATAATAAAGATAAAAATAACAAAACAGAAAGCACCGTAAATATAGGAATAGTAGTTCATGGACCAGAAATAATTGATTCAGGTAGTGCTAAAATGATTTTTGATTTATTAAATGATTTTAAATATAATTCCACAAAGATAAAACTAATGGCAAAGTTGGGGGGCACAATTGGAAGGGTGGCAGTTATAGACAACAATTTAGAAAATACAATTGATATCTCGGAAAAATTAGTTCCATCTGAAAGCTTAAAAAAATTAAATAAACACAATGATATATTATTTTTAATAAATTATGGAAAATCAAAAGAAACAGGGCACACATTCGGTAAAATCGTTGTAGAACGAAGCAATATAAAAAATAAAATAGTCATACAAATAGAAAGACCAAAGGAGAAAGACGGCACAATATTAATATGGAATACTCCAAAAAATGATTTTGAAAATAAATTAATAAATTATTTATCGGATAAATTAAATCTTCCCGTTGAAAATTGCGTAAGTAAGGGGTTGACAGTTTGGGAGGAAAACAACAATATATACAGGGAGCTCCATGGAGTAGATAAAGGGGAGGCCATTATGTTAAATGGCATTGTGGTAGGTAGAGCTATTGGAGCTCCTGTAATTTTAGTATCTAACAACAAATTAATAGATATAATCAATGGAGAAATAAAATGGCATGGAGTTGAAAAACTTGGAGAGATTGATTTAAATAAGGTTATTATAAAAACAGGTGTTTTAAGAAGGCATCCATCTAATATAAATAAAAATAAAATAAATAAGATGAATACTAGCCCATCTAACGATATGGGGGAAATAATTATTATAAATCATGCGGGAGAGGATGTTTTAGAATCTGTAAAAAATAAGGGAGCTCCCATTGTAATTACTATCGGGGACGATACAACAACCATTTGCGGAGACATTTTAGCCAGATTTAACATTAAAATAATAGGTATTACAGATGGAGACAGGGACGACATTTTAAAAAATCCAATAATTACAGAAGGTTCAAATATATTTTTAATAAAAAACTATAAAGATGATGATGTAGGGAAGATGTTGGAAGAAAAATTGAAAAATAGAAATAAAAAATTTACTTATGATGCAGTATTAAATTATATAAAAGAACTTCTAAATAAAAATAAAATTGATTATGATATTGAGCATT